TTGTTGGTGAATTGCCGGACATCGCTTTTGAAATGGGCTTAGTCGAGCAACTGCCGCCAGTTAAGGGCAAAAGTGCTGAAATTAAAAATACCGAAACTCCCCCAGAATAGGAGCGATCGCATTTTTGATGGCAACCGATCCTTACGCTTGGCTCTCTAAATCCCTCGCTACGATTCATCGGGCAGATTGGTATCGCTCTGTGCAAACTATCGAAAGTATGCCTGGTGCGATCGTACAGCTAGAGGGTCAACCTGTTATCAATTTTGCCAGTAATGATTATCTGGGTTTGGCGGGAGATGAGCGTTCGATTGACGCTGCAACTGCTGCTGTGAAGAAATTCGGCACTGGTAGCACGGGTTCCCGCTTGCTAAGCGGACATCGGGAACTGCATCGGCAATTGGAGAAAGCGATCGCATCCCTCAAACAAACTGAAGACGCCTTAGTATTCAGTTCCGGGTATCTGGCGAACTTGGGAGCGATCGCATCTCTGGTAGGAAAACGGGATTTAATTCTGTGCGATCGGTACAATCACTCTAGCCTCAAAAACGGTGCAATTCTCAGCGGTGCAAAGATCATCGAATACACTCACTGCGATATCGAAGACTTGCAAAATCAGTTAAATAAACATCGGGAAAAATATCGCCGTTGCCTAATTCTCACCGATAGCGTTTTTAGCATGGATGGCGACTTATGTCCATTACCGGCGTTATTAAATTTAGCTGAAAAATTCAGCAGCATGGTATTAGTTGATGAAGCGCACGCCACCGGAGTTTTGGGCGCAAACGGTGCTGGTTGTGTCGAACATTTTAACTGTACTGGATACCCCCTGATTCAAATTGGCACCCTCAGCAAAGCTTTAGGCAGTTTAGGCGGATATGTCGCCGGTTCATCTGCCTTAATTGACTTCTTGCGTAACCGCGCCAAAAGTTGGATTTACACCACCGCTTTATCGCCTGCCGATACAGCAGCCGCATTGGAGGCAATTAATATCGTCAAACAAGAACCCCAACGCCGCGCCCAATTGTGGCGCAATGTAGAGTACTTAAAGCAGCTGATTGCCCAAGAACTGCCTCACCTAAAACTACTGCCTTCTGAGTCGCCTATTCTCTGCTTTCATGTAGACAATGCCAAGGCAGCGTTAACCGTTGGGCTTCAGTTGAAAACAGCAGGTATTTTTGCCCCCGCTATTCGTCCTCCTACCGTGCCTACAAGTCGGATTCGGATCTCCGTCATGGCAATTCACGAACCAGCGCATATTCAGAAATTGGCGTCAGCCTTAAGAGCGATTTTATGAAAAGTATAAATTTTATCGTTTCGACGATCTGTACAGTAATTTTCTGTTTGTGGTTATTCAGCTGTAAACCACAAACGGCAAAGCCAGTCATTTTATTAGTTTCTTCAGCTACTACCTATCAGGAAGTTTTGTTAGAACTCGGTAAGCTTTACCAACAAGAAAAACCTAATATTACGATAAACTACAACTTCGGGCCTAGTATCTTTCTCAAAGAACAAATCAAAAAAGGAGTACCAGTTGATATTTTTTTCTCTGTTAGCAATACAACAATGGATGATTTACAATCACTGGGTTTACTAATTGCGGAAACTCGTCAAAATCTGCCGCTAACAAACCAGCTAGTCTTAATTGTTCCTCAAGATTCCACCCTGCAAATTTCTAATTTTAAAGACCTGATTAACGAAAAAATCAAGAGAGTAGCTTTAGGCCAGGAAAAGTTATTAGCTGGTATAAATGCAAAAGAAACTCTAACTTCTTTAGGAATTTACGATCGAGTGAAAAATAAAGGTATCTTTGCCGGGGATGATATTCGGCAAATCCTGAAAGCTGTAGAAACAAAAAAAGTAGATGCAGGCATTACCTATTTAACAGAGGCTAAGTTATCCGATCGAGTTAAAGTTGTGGCGATCGCACCCGAAAATACACATTCTCCGATTGTATATAATGTAGCCGTAATCAAAGGGTGCCAGAATGTGCCTGAAGCCAAAGAATTTATTCAATTTATTAAGAGTGAAAAAGGTGAAGCCATATCTGAAAAATATGGATTTACTATAATTAAGCAGTCATCATGAAAATCTTTCGGCTACCAACTATTGCCGGGATAAACCTCACCCCCCTAACCCCCCTCTCCGACCTCGGAGAGGGGGGAGAAATACGGCTCTTCCGTACTTAGTGTGCCAAATTATTAGTTTTTTGGTGCCTTACACCTTAGCTGGCTGGGATTTCAAAGCG
The Argonema galeatum A003/A1 DNA segment above includes these coding regions:
- the modA gene encoding molybdate ABC transporter substrate-binding protein: MKSINFIVSTICTVIFCLWLFSCKPQTAKPVILLVSSATTYQEVLLELGKLYQQEKPNITINYNFGPSIFLKEQIKKGVPVDIFFSVSNTTMDDLQSLGLLIAETRQNLPLTNQLVLIVPQDSTLQISNFKDLINEKIKRVALGQEKLLAGINAKETLTSLGIYDRVKNKGIFAGDDIRQILKAVETKKVDAGITYLTEAKLSDRVKVVAIAPENTHSPIVYNVAVIKGCQNVPEAKEFIQFIKSEKGEAISEKYGFTIIKQSS
- the bioF gene encoding 8-amino-7-oxononanoate synthase, whose product is MATDPYAWLSKSLATIHRADWYRSVQTIESMPGAIVQLEGQPVINFASNDYLGLAGDERSIDAATAAVKKFGTGSTGSRLLSGHRELHRQLEKAIASLKQTEDALVFSSGYLANLGAIASLVGKRDLILCDRYNHSSLKNGAILSGAKIIEYTHCDIEDLQNQLNKHREKYRRCLILTDSVFSMDGDLCPLPALLNLAEKFSSMVLVDEAHATGVLGANGAGCVEHFNCTGYPLIQIGTLSKALGSLGGYVAGSSALIDFLRNRAKSWIYTTALSPADTAAALEAINIVKQEPQRRAQLWRNVEYLKQLIAQELPHLKLLPSESPILCFHVDNAKAALTVGLQLKTAGIFAPAIRPPTVPTSRIRISVMAIHEPAHIQKLASALRAIL